From the genome of Pararhizobium sp. A13, one region includes:
- a CDS encoding Lrp/AsnC family transcriptional regulator, translating into MKLDRIDIKILYELQKNGRITNVELAELVNLSPSPCLMRVKKLQAEGYIVGYSAQVNVGKLGQTLTVFTEVTLKNHRQIDFARFLAAVEKVDQVIECHLVSGGYDYMLKFVTAGIGEYQTIMERLTDMDIGIDKYFSFVVLKSPIVKAHMPLTSLFPL; encoded by the coding sequence GAACGGCCGCATCACCAATGTCGAGCTTGCCGAACTGGTCAATCTTTCGCCGAGCCCTTGTCTGATGCGGGTGAAGAAGCTGCAGGCCGAAGGCTATATTGTCGGCTATTCGGCCCAGGTCAATGTCGGAAAGCTCGGCCAGACCCTGACGGTTTTCACGGAGGTCACCCTCAAGAATCACCGGCAGATCGACTTCGCCCGCTTCCTGGCCGCGGTCGAGAAGGTCGACCAGGTGATCGAGTGCCATCTGGTTTCCGGCGGCTACGACTACATGCTGAAATTCGTGACGGCCGGGATCGGCGAGTATCAGACCATCATGGAACGGCTGACGGACATGGATATCGGCATCGACAAGTATTTCAGCTTCGTGGTGCTGAAGTCGCCGATCGTCAAGGCCCATATGCCGCTGACCAGTCTCTTTCCTCTCTGA